In one Lycium barbarum isolate Lr01 chromosome 7, ASM1917538v2, whole genome shotgun sequence genomic region, the following are encoded:
- the LOC132603617 gene encoding uncharacterized protein LOC132603617 → MKPPHQHSRINIAELKAQIVRKLGPDGSKQYFYYLNRLLSLKISKVEFSKICLRIFGRENIALHNQFIRSVLKNASSAKVPPSSHDDKFLKPGAVLGSNEASNDAYEQNGSLKRSSSQPGLSNGDILPLSPQKARTGLCDHRAGDHRCALGPNEKTNLTFQQPTTELSEEREASSQETAKLSLTKRPLEGPVSVHNKEMHARRELQAPLGVPFYPVSVGGSHRVLPLATSSKCVSFSNYGALLDNITLRERMEQIAAEQGLEGVEIDCANLVNNGLDSYLKGLIRSCVQLLGARSGHDPTKISKKKQPTYMKPVNGLRPGHHFQVISDRSLEVMQEQVPHSLISLQDFRVAMELNPQQLGKDWPLLLEKLCARL, encoded by the coding sequence ATGAAACCACCACATCAGCATTCACGGATCAATATTGCTGAATTGAAAGCTCAGATAGTGAGGAAACTCGGACCAGATGGGTCGAAACAGTACTTTTATTACTTAAATAGGTTGCTGAGCTTGAAGATAAGCAAGGTTGAGTTCAGCAAGATTTGTCTTAGGATCTTTGGGAGAGAGAATATTGCACTGCACAATCAGTTTATCCGTTCTGTTTTGAAAAATGCTAGTAGTGCAAAAGTTCCACCGTCAAGTCATGATGATAAGTTTTTGAAGCCTGGTGCAGTGCTTGGTAGTAATGAGGCTtcaaatgatgcttatgagcaaAATGGATCCTTAAAAAGGTCTTCAAGTCAACCAGGTTTGTCAAATGGGGACATTCTTCCATTATCTCCTCAAAAGGCCAGAACAGGCTTGTGTGATCATAGGGCTGGGGATCACCGTTGTGCGCTTGGACCAAATGAGAAAACTAATCTTACTTTTCAACAACCAACGACAGAATTGAGTGAAGAAAGGGAGGCATCGAGCCAAGAAACAGCGAAACTTTCTTTAACAAAGAGACCACTTGAAGGTCCAGTTTCTGTACATAACAAAGAGATGCATGCTAGGAGAGAACTACAAGCTCCGCTTGGAGTTCCATTTTACCCTGTTAGTGTAGGTGGATCACATAGAGTATTGCCTCTGGCAACAAGTAGTAAATGTGTTAGCTTTTCTAATTATGGTGCTTTGTTGGACAACATAACATTGAGGGAACGCATGGAGCAGATTGCTGCAGAACAGGGCCTCGAAGGGGTGGAAATCGATTGTGCCAATCTGGTGAACAATGGTTTAGATTCTTACTTAAAAGGTTTAATAAGATCTTGTGTTCAACTTTTGGGTGCAAGGTCTGGGCATGACCCTACTAAGATCAGCAAAAAGAAGCAGCCGACTTATATGAAGCCTGTAAATGGTCTCAGACCAGGTCATCATTTTCAGGTGATTAGCGATAGATCTTTAGAAGTCATGCAAGAACAGGTTCCGCACAGCCTAATATCATTGCAAGATTTTAGGGTTGCCATGGAGCTAAACCCACAGCAACTTGGCAAAGATTGGCCTTTACTGCTGGAGAAATTATGTGCTCGTCTCTGA